In one Candidatus Zixiibacteriota bacterium genomic region, the following are encoded:
- a CDS encoding S8 family serine peptidase has translation MIRFKNIRRVLAVFLSIISILLVSQPELWALDRMADQAIVRVRGNVNINSVIGDINGMPIDSINQSNTYLVTFPGTIPVDSAVNRLRPENGVLHAQPNFIWTLPEVEQISQSFPDENRPVFTMGISPIQYYDTALVYDINSDTANTFSTGAGVVVAVIDNGIRADHPLFVNSLAGPGYDFVDADDDPSEVPGEVFGHGTFVAGIIKRIAPDCQILPIRAFDADGYGNSFTAAKAIYYALEHGADVINMSFSMNESNLVMGTVIQEVLRGGPVMAAASGNDGLEMVTYPSGYSGVIAVSAIDTADYIADFSNFGYYLDVCAPGVNIYSSLAGEYEWGTWSGTSFSAAMVSGTAALVRQVKPDFNSKKVSKVLRLSANRYLDWGYIEGNEIHYGFGCVDALGAVNGAMTADDNFGEEAPNILNVTDMIRFIYGDDTEVLPENQVGDCNCSGQINILDVTLLVNYIYRGGPEPMCK, from the coding sequence ATGATACGATTTAAAAACATTCGGCGTGTTTTAGCGGTCTTTTTATCGATAATATCTATACTGCTGGTGTCGCAACCGGAGTTGTGGGCACTTGACAGAATGGCGGATCAGGCAATTGTCCGAGTCCGTGGGAATGTCAATATTAATTCCGTCATAGGTGACATCAACGGTATGCCGATCGATTCCATCAATCAGAGCAACACCTACCTGGTGACATTCCCCGGCACGATTCCGGTTGATTCCGCCGTCAACAGACTTCGCCCTGAAAACGGGGTTCTACATGCCCAGCCCAATTTTATCTGGACGTTACCGGAAGTCGAGCAGATCAGCCAATCATTTCCCGATGAAAATCGCCCGGTTTTCACTATGGGAATCAGCCCGATACAATACTACGATACGGCCCTGGTGTATGATATCAATTCCGATACGGCCAACACGTTTTCCACCGGTGCCGGGGTGGTGGTCGCGGTGATCGATAATGGTATCAGGGCCGATCATCCGCTTTTTGTCAATTCACTGGCCGGACCCGGTTATGATTTTGTCGATGCCGATGATGATCCTTCGGAAGTGCCCGGCGAGGTTTTCGGCCACGGGACATTCGTGGCGGGAATAATCAAGCGAATCGCCCCGGATTGTCAGATTTTACCGATCCGGGCTTTCGATGCCGACGGCTACGGCAATTCCTTCACTGCCGCCAAGGCTATTTATTACGCACTGGAGCATGGTGCCGATGTTATTAATATGAGTTTCAGCATGAATGAATCGAACCTGGTCATGGGCACGGTCATCCAGGAGGTTCTGCGCGGCGGTCCCGTAATGGCGGCGGCTTCCGGCAATGACGGCCTGGAAATGGTTACCTATCCTTCCGGCTACAGCGGTGTTATTGCGGTTTCGGCCATCGATACAGCCGATTATATTGCCGATTTTTCCAATTTCGGTTATTATCTCGATGTTTGTGCTCCCGGGGTTAATATTTACAGTTCCCTGGCCGGCGAATACGAATGGGGTACCTGGAGCGGGACATCTTTCTCAGCCGCCATGGTCAGCGGGACAGCCGCCCTGGTTCGGCAGGTTAAACCCGATTTTAATTCCAAAAAAGTATCCAAAGTTCTTCGCCTGAGTGCCAACCGGTATCTGGATTGGGGTTATATAGAGGGGAACGAAATTCATTATGGTTTCGGTTGTGTCGATGCCCTGGGGGCGGTTAACGGGGCCATGACAGCTGATGACAATTTCGGTGAGGAAGCGCCCAATATCCTCAATGTCACCGACATGATCCGGTTTATTTA